One region of Termitidicoccus mucosus genomic DNA includes:
- a CDS encoding RsmB/NOP family class I SAM-dependent RNA methyltransferase: MTGTSSTDSQQPATPWSLAVMLLARWLEKNERADTLLESLPRTLAGVERGRCQSLLFGAIRHMGRIDAHLSALVERAPRPRLKAVLLVAGFELIEGGDEHHAARVVHHAVEQTKTLASAPEARLVNAVVRRLAAALAADNAPPALATAAQLAAWFSHPEWLVQRWLAQFSAAGTRAFLEWNQKPAPVLARWRLRARAPSDAELAWLAPTQWPEFYEVRPGHWAETGAAIADGRIYVQDASTRLAVGLLAPRPGERILDACAAPGGKSILIADMLAAAREAGDGAPARLVALDLPGPRIDRLRENLARAAAGVEVALVQADLAKAGRRLFADHNLPEEYDAVLLDAPCSNTGVMRHRVDVKWRLRTGDIEKHAKQQLALLDAAARRVAASGRLVYSTCSVDEVENERVVSAFLERAGARFELEKSVVAYPWLSGHDGAAAFLLRRK; this comes from the coding sequence ATGACCGGAACCTCCTCAACGGACTCCCAACAACCGGCGACCCCCTGGTCGCTCGCGGTGATGCTGCTCGCGCGGTGGCTCGAAAAAAACGAGCGCGCCGACACGCTGCTCGAATCGCTGCCGCGCACGCTGGCCGGCGTCGAGCGGGGCCGCTGCCAGAGCCTGCTTTTCGGCGCCATCCGGCACATGGGCCGCATCGACGCGCATTTGTCGGCTCTGGTGGAGCGCGCGCCGCGTCCGCGCCTGAAGGCGGTGCTGCTGGTGGCGGGTTTTGAGTTGATCGAGGGCGGCGACGAGCATCACGCCGCGCGCGTGGTGCACCACGCGGTGGAGCAGACCAAGACGCTCGCGAGCGCGCCCGAGGCCCGGCTGGTCAACGCCGTCGTGCGCAGGCTCGCCGCCGCGCTGGCCGCGGACAACGCGCCGCCCGCGCTCGCGACGGCGGCGCAGCTGGCCGCCTGGTTCTCGCATCCGGAGTGGCTCGTGCAGCGCTGGCTGGCGCAATTCTCGGCGGCGGGAACGCGCGCCTTTTTGGAATGGAACCAGAAACCCGCGCCGGTGCTGGCGCGCTGGCGGCTGCGCGCGCGGGCGCCGTCGGACGCGGAACTCGCGTGGCTGGCGCCGACGCAATGGCCGGAGTTTTACGAGGTGCGCCCGGGGCACTGGGCCGAGACGGGCGCGGCTATCGCGGACGGGCGCATTTATGTGCAGGACGCGTCCACGCGCCTCGCCGTCGGGCTGCTCGCGCCGAGGCCGGGCGAGCGCATCCTCGACGCCTGCGCCGCGCCGGGCGGCAAGAGCATCCTGATCGCGGACATGCTGGCCGCCGCGAGGGAGGCGGGCGACGGCGCGCCCGCGCGGCTGGTGGCGCTGGATCTCCCGGGACCGCGCATCGACCGGCTGCGCGAGAACCTGGCGCGCGCGGCGGCGGGCGTGGAGGTGGCGCTGGTGCAGGCGGACCTGGCGAAGGCGGGGCGGCGCCTGTTTGCGGACCACAACCTGCCGGAGGAATACGACGCGGTGCTGCTCGACGCGCCGTGCTCCAACACGGGCGTGATGCGGCACCGCGTGGACGTGAAATGGCGGCTGCGCACGGGCGACATCGAGAAGCACGCGAAGCAGCAACTCGCGTTGCTCGACGCGGCGGCGCGGCGCGTGGCCGCGAGCGGACGCCTGGTTTACAGCACGTGCAGCGTGGACGAGGTGGAAAACGAGCGCGTGGTCTCGGCGTTTTTGGAGCGGGCCGGCGCCCGTTTCGAGCTTGAGAAAAGCGTGGTCGCCTATCCGTGGCTCTCCGGGCACGACGGCGCGGCGGCGTTCCTGCTGCGGCGGAAATGA
- a CDS encoding AMP-binding protein has translation MSSSSNRRTYLPWLLELFLLPSIRLFYRVRALHAGRIPARGGVLLVANHLSFMDIAVLQLACPRRIRFLGMAGLNQNWFFNWFYEVTGTIIVSPQNSIDSMRRITRALEAGEVVLLFPEGGVSRTGELMKLQRGFELVARRAGVPVQPVAHDGLWGSVFSFSDNRYLFKSPRLKRTPVCVCFGRPIPPGEADPARVRQDLLDLGEEAFRKRDVLNRHLGREVLRALAKRPRQIQFIDRTGDRAEVSSLKLIGVACALAGRIRKTIPEHRVGIVLPPGAGAAIANLAVLVSGKVPVNLNFTAGRASTEASMRIGEIQTVFSAAAMKERLPHFPWPASTIDLKEEIGAMSKLSILFWMIMAWILPNQLLPVLRGVPRHGGDEEAGLLFTSGTAGEPKGVVLTHRNILANCWQISSTSVLPPSAVVLACLPLFHGFGFTVTLWYMMLRGCRTVTVPSALDSRKIVDSIREEAATVLIGAPAFLRPLLKRAEPGELRTLELVVSGAEKMPMDMYNAFVDQFHIEVMQGYGLTETTPVTNVNQHHPPAITETAEFQVGKRLGSVGRLLPGLTARIVNPDTMEEIPVTQTGMLLFRGANVFGGYLKDPEKTRAAFHKGWFITGDLARFDEDGFLYIEGRLSRFSKIGGEMIPHGTIEQTIIDTFDCDENEDGATIAVVGVPDPGKGEALVLLTSRPGLTPEVLRARLTEAGLANLWIPRIVVQTDKVPMLGTGKLDLKNCRDLVLRELENRVQNGAGK, from the coding sequence ATGTCATCCTCCTCCAACCGTCGGACTTACCTCCCGTGGCTGCTCGAGCTGTTTTTGCTGCCGTCCATCCGGCTGTTTTACCGCGTCCGCGCGCTTCATGCCGGGCGCATCCCGGCGCGCGGCGGCGTGCTGCTGGTGGCGAATCACCTCTCGTTCATGGATATCGCCGTGCTCCAGCTCGCGTGCCCCCGGCGCATCCGTTTCCTCGGCATGGCGGGGCTCAACCAGAACTGGTTTTTCAACTGGTTCTACGAGGTCACCGGCACGATCATCGTTTCGCCGCAGAACAGCATCGACAGCATGCGCCGCATCACGCGGGCGCTCGAGGCGGGCGAGGTCGTGCTCCTCTTCCCCGAGGGCGGCGTGTCGCGCACCGGCGAGCTGATGAAACTCCAGCGCGGTTTCGAACTCGTGGCCCGCCGCGCCGGCGTGCCCGTGCAGCCGGTGGCGCACGACGGGCTTTGGGGCTCGGTGTTTTCCTTCTCCGACAACCGCTATCTCTTCAAGTCCCCCCGCCTGAAACGCACGCCCGTCTGCGTCTGCTTCGGCCGTCCCATCCCGCCCGGCGAGGCCGATCCCGCGCGCGTGCGCCAGGACTTGCTCGACCTCGGCGAGGAGGCGTTTCGCAAGCGCGACGTGCTCAACCGGCACCTTGGCCGCGAAGTGCTCCGCGCCCTCGCCAAGCGCCCCCGCCAGATCCAGTTCATCGACCGGACGGGCGATCGCGCCGAAGTCAGTTCGCTCAAGCTCATCGGCGTCGCCTGCGCGCTTGCCGGCCGCATTCGCAAGACCATCCCCGAGCACCGCGTCGGCATCGTGCTCCCGCCCGGCGCCGGCGCCGCCATCGCCAACCTCGCCGTCCTCGTCTCGGGCAAGGTTCCCGTCAACCTGAACTTCACCGCCGGCCGCGCCTCCACCGAGGCGAGCATGCGCATCGGCGAGATACAAACCGTCTTCTCCGCCGCGGCCATGAAGGAGCGCCTGCCTCACTTCCCCTGGCCCGCCTCCACCATCGACCTGAAGGAGGAAATCGGCGCGATGAGCAAACTGTCCATCCTCTTCTGGATGATCATGGCATGGATACTGCCCAACCAGCTTCTGCCCGTCCTGCGCGGCGTGCCCAGGCACGGCGGCGACGAGGAGGCCGGCCTGCTTTTCACCAGCGGCACCGCCGGCGAGCCGAAGGGCGTCGTGCTCACGCACCGCAACATCCTGGCCAACTGCTGGCAGATTTCCTCCACCTCCGTCCTGCCGCCCTCTGCCGTGGTGCTCGCCTGCCTGCCGCTTTTCCACGGCTTCGGGTTCACGGTCACCCTTTGGTACATGATGCTGCGCGGCTGCCGCACCGTCACCGTCCCGAGCGCGCTCGATTCGCGCAAAATCGTGGATTCCATCCGCGAGGAGGCCGCCACCGTGCTCATCGGTGCGCCCGCGTTTCTGCGCCCCCTGCTCAAGCGCGCCGAGCCCGGCGAACTGCGCACACTGGAGCTCGTCGTCTCCGGCGCGGAAAAGATGCCGATGGACATGTACAATGCCTTCGTGGACCAGTTTCACATCGAGGTGATGCAAGGCTACGGCCTCACGGAAACCACGCCCGTGACCAACGTCAACCAGCACCACCCGCCGGCCATCACCGAGACCGCCGAGTTTCAGGTCGGCAAGCGTCTCGGCTCCGTCGGGCGCCTGCTGCCCGGCCTCACCGCGCGTATTGTGAATCCGGATACGATGGAGGAGATCCCCGTCACCCAGACCGGCATGCTCCTCTTTCGCGGCGCCAACGTCTTCGGCGGCTACCTGAAGGACCCGGAGAAAACCCGCGCCGCGTTTCACAAGGGCTGGTTCATCACCGGCGACCTCGCGCGCTTCGACGAGGACGGCTTCCTCTACATCGAGGGACGCCTCTCGCGCTTCTCCAAGATCGGCGGCGAGATGATCCCGCACGGCACCATCGAGCAGACGATCATAGACACGTTTGACTGCGACGAGAACGAGGACGGCGCGACCATCGCGGTCGTCGGCGTGCCCGACCCCGGCAAGGGCGAGGCCTTGGTGCTCCTCACCTCGCGTCCCGGGCTCACCCCGGAGGTGCTGCGCGCGAGGCTCACCGAGGCGGGGCTGGCCAATCTCTGGATACCCCGCATCGTCGTCCAGACCGACAAGGTCCCGATGCTCGGCACCGGCAAGCTCGACCTGAAAAACTGCCGCGATCTCGTCCTCCGCGAGCTGGAAAACCGCGTCCAGAACGGGGCCGGAAAATAG
- a CDS encoding AAA family ATPase yields the protein MPTEHEAMQRGSSGTGGPPVDGAPRRKPTDSWAGSPAPRNPARRPSVYKCWHGFLEMLYCLVFRFCEARGVISSVAIRNFRALRNARLDLLPFNLIIGPNGSGKTSLIDGLMRLRALARLPLRGNADEEREAQGGPEVTFHFTPPHDALEVVMSGATAASCDLLQVFPLATGEGADDWAGLRAQLARMRSYVFDHRALASRSPSRDGGELMSNGANLAAVLATMQMHSPAAFGELRAELCRILPEYDDVRWDIGRDGTVSVGLHLAETGELIPADHLSQGTLYLLAILALAFEPTPPSVVCVEEIDRGFHPRLLREVRDVLYRLSHPESQGLGRAPVQVIATSHSPYLLDLFKEHPEEVVVSEKEGAFARFWRLSERGDLGELLEEGSLGDMWFAGILGGVPQEKEPGPSGAAEK from the coding sequence TTGCCGACAGAGCATGAGGCGATGCAGCGCGGGTCGAGTGGCACGGGCGGCCCGCCCGTGGACGGCGCTCCGCGCCGCAAACCCACGGACTCATGGGCGGGGTCGCCCGCGCCACGCAATCCCGCGCGCCGTCCCTCCGTCTATAAATGCTGGCACGGTTTTCTTGAAATGCTCTATTGCCTCGTCTTCCGTTTTTGCGAGGCTCGCGGCGTGATTTCTTCGGTTGCCATTCGCAATTTCCGGGCGCTGCGAAACGCGCGGCTGGATCTGCTGCCCTTCAACCTCATCATCGGGCCCAACGGCTCGGGCAAGACGAGCTTGATCGACGGCCTCATGCGCCTGCGCGCGCTCGCCAGGCTGCCCCTGCGCGGAAACGCCGACGAGGAGCGCGAGGCGCAGGGCGGCCCCGAGGTGACGTTTCATTTCACGCCGCCGCATGACGCGCTGGAGGTCGTGATGAGCGGCGCGACGGCCGCCTCGTGCGACTTGCTGCAAGTGTTTCCGCTGGCGACGGGCGAGGGCGCGGACGACTGGGCCGGGTTGCGCGCGCAACTGGCGCGCATGCGCTCGTATGTGTTTGACCACCGCGCGCTGGCGTCGCGCAGCCCCTCGCGCGACGGCGGGGAATTGATGTCAAACGGCGCCAATCTCGCCGCCGTGCTCGCCACCATGCAGATGCACTCGCCGGCGGCGTTCGGGGAATTGCGCGCGGAACTCTGCCGGATCCTGCCCGAATACGACGATGTGCGCTGGGACATCGGGCGGGACGGCACGGTGTCGGTCGGCCTGCATCTCGCGGAAACCGGCGAACTCATCCCGGCCGACCATCTTTCGCAAGGCACGCTCTATCTGCTCGCCATCCTCGCTCTCGCGTTTGAGCCGACCCCGCCGTCCGTCGTGTGCGTCGAGGAAATCGACCGCGGCTTTCATCCGCGGCTGCTGCGGGAGGTGCGCGACGTGCTTTACCGGCTCAGCCATCCGGAATCGCAGGGACTCGGGCGCGCGCCGGTGCAGGTCATCGCGACCTCGCATTCGCCCTACCTGCTCGACCTTTTCAAGGAACATCCGGAGGAAGTGGTCGTCTCGGAAAAGGAGGGTGCCTTCGCGCGCTTCTGGCGGTTGTCCGAGCGCGGGGACTTGGGCGAGCTGCTTGAGGAAGGCTCGCTCGGCGACATGTGGTTCGCCGGCATTCTCGGCGGCGTGCCGCAGGAAAAGGAACCCGGCCCGTCCGGCGCCGCCGAAAAGTGA
- a CDS encoding sigma-70 family RNA polymerase sigma factor, translating to MVPKNNALRGLLETDGNSDSAPLPGSQPVMPPDAPPSFLEKNDPPAPSEALPLERSNLQLYLQEIGKTPLLSQKEEVALARRIQRGDREARDHMIKANLRLVVKIAHDYKDFGLPILDLISEGNIGLIKAVERFDPRKGGKLSTYAAWWIKQSIKRALANQSKTIRLPVHLVDKISKMRRTAMALTEELGREPTDEELAMELQVPTSKVAHLKSVSVRPTSLDAPIGDDGDSATFGEIVSDENAINPFDSLRDRNLNSDLRAMVNSLDPREAEIIKLRFGLEGATEMTLEEVGRKFRVTRERVRQLQNIALSKMRKAMAKNENQRTLDEIAEEDRQRKRMEVIREFIETSARRPLFN from the coding sequence ATGGTTCCAAAAAACAACGCACTTCGCGGCCTGCTCGAAACTGATGGCAACTCCGACTCCGCCCCGCTGCCCGGTTCCCAGCCAGTCATGCCGCCGGATGCGCCGCCATCGTTTCTGGAAAAAAACGATCCGCCCGCACCCTCCGAGGCGCTCCCGCTCGAGCGGAGCAACCTCCAGCTCTACCTTCAGGAAATAGGGAAGACACCGCTCCTCTCGCAAAAGGAGGAGGTCGCGCTCGCCCGCCGCATCCAGCGCGGGGACCGCGAGGCCCGCGACCACATGATAAAGGCCAACCTGCGCCTGGTGGTGAAGATTGCCCATGATTACAAGGACTTCGGCCTGCCCATCCTCGACCTGATCAGCGAGGGCAACATCGGCCTCATCAAGGCGGTCGAGCGTTTCGATCCGCGCAAGGGCGGCAAACTCTCCACCTACGCCGCCTGGTGGATCAAGCAATCCATCAAACGCGCCCTCGCCAACCAGAGCAAAACCATCCGCCTGCCCGTCCACCTCGTGGACAAGATCTCCAAGATGCGCCGCACCGCGATGGCCCTCACCGAGGAGCTCGGGCGCGAGCCCACCGACGAGGAACTCGCGATGGAGCTCCAGGTGCCGACCAGCAAAGTCGCGCACCTCAAATCCGTCAGCGTGCGCCCCACTTCGCTGGACGCGCCCATCGGCGACGACGGCGATTCGGCCACCTTCGGCGAAATCGTCAGCGACGAAAACGCCATCAACCCGTTCGACAGCCTGCGCGACCGGAACCTCAACTCCGATCTCCGCGCGATGGTCAACTCGCTCGATCCGCGCGAGGCCGAGATCATCAAGCTCCGCTTCGGGCTCGAAGGCGCGACCGAGATGACGCTCGAGGAGGTCGGACGGAAATTCCGCGTCACCCGCGAGCGTGTCCGGCAGCTCCAGAACATCGCGCTTTCCAAGATGCGAAAGGCCATGGCGAAAAACGAAAACCAGCGCACCCTCGACGAAATCGCCGAGGAGGACCGCCAGCGCAAACGCATGGAAGTAATCCGCGAGTTCATCGAGACCAGCGCGCGCCGCCCGCTGTTTAATTAA
- a CDS encoding 2-dehydropantoate 2-reductase: MEKLFSKIAIVGAGAIGCYYGARLARAGGDVRFLIRSDLARVRERGLRVKTPDEEIVLPGVHAAGTPEEIGPCDLVLVALKTTANAALGRLLGPLVHGRTTIVTLQNGLGSDEELARLFGAERVAGGLCFIGVNRVAPGEIVCLTPGSVSFGEFQRPAGGRVRALADMFSRAGVRTIVSDNLAELRWKKLVWNVPFNGLAIAAGGVTTDVLTGDEELLAAARALMLEIVAAARAVTGCEIPPQFVEKQIEVTKAMGPYKPSSLIDFLEGREVEVESIWGEPLRRARAAGVDAPRLAMLYALVRRLAAR; encoded by the coding sequence ATGGAAAAATTGTTTTCGAAAATCGCAATCGTGGGGGCGGGCGCCATCGGATGTTATTACGGCGCCCGGCTGGCCCGGGCGGGCGGGGACGTGCGTTTCCTGATACGCAGTGATCTGGCCCGGGTGCGCGAGCGCGGGCTGCGCGTGAAGACGCCGGACGAGGAAATCGTCCTGCCCGGAGTGCACGCCGCCGGGACGCCGGAGGAGATCGGCCCATGCGACCTGGTGCTGGTCGCGCTGAAAACGACCGCCAATGCGGCGCTGGGACGGCTGCTCGGGCCGCTGGTGCACGGGCGCACGACCATCGTGACGCTGCAAAACGGGCTGGGCTCCGACGAGGAACTGGCGCGATTGTTCGGCGCGGAGCGCGTGGCGGGCGGCCTGTGCTTTATAGGCGTGAACCGCGTCGCGCCGGGCGAGATCGTCTGCCTCACGCCGGGCTCGGTGAGCTTCGGGGAATTCCAGCGGCCGGCGGGCGGGAGGGTGCGCGCGCTGGCGGACATGTTCTCGCGGGCCGGGGTCAGAACGATCGTGAGCGACAACCTCGCGGAGTTGCGCTGGAAAAAACTGGTCTGGAATGTGCCCTTCAACGGACTCGCCATCGCCGCGGGCGGTGTGACGACGGATGTGCTGACCGGCGACGAGGAACTGCTGGCGGCGGCGCGGGCCCTGATGCTCGAAATCGTGGCGGCGGCGCGGGCGGTGACCGGCTGCGAGATCCCGCCGCAATTTGTCGAAAAACAGATCGAGGTGACGAAAGCCATGGGACCTTACAAGCCGTCGAGCCTGATCGATTTCCTGGAAGGGCGGGAAGTCGAGGTGGAATCAATCTGGGGCGAGCCGCTGAGGCGCGCGCGCGCCGCCGGGGTGGATGCGCCGCGGCTGGCCATGTTATACGCGCTGGTGCGGCGGCTGGCGGCGCGGTGA
- a CDS encoding PEP-CTERM sorting domain-containing protein, with translation MKKIRASLLAITGFAALLAMPLNAQLPDPLPATNSFAPPVYASNVVSYSAGLGSFYFSSDATVPSVISTWNDGAINLTSILGYNPFDYAGLVKAIYIGETATWLNDFGYMSSAAPGVHTPLLTGIDSETNAVSGYEVYIPHAAGETLDFFLNSGGEGGVFHAFGAINDYSGSDLSLHTKWTVTQVETTYIDANGDLVTGLLDTLLVGFEDARNSAAFYDADFNDLVVAFQFIPPRATAVPEPSTYGLIGAGALLGFVGYRRFKGSKSQLPAAAA, from the coding sequence ATGAAAAAAATACGTGCCAGCCTATTGGCAATCACGGGTTTTGCCGCCTTGCTCGCAATGCCCTTGAATGCACAGCTACCTGACCCGTTGCCAGCTACCAACTCGTTTGCGCCGCCAGTCTACGCAAGCAATGTGGTCAGCTACAGCGCGGGACTTGGAAGCTTTTACTTCTCATCCGACGCCACCGTGCCAAGTGTGATTTCCACATGGAACGACGGGGCCATCAATCTGACCAGCATACTCGGCTACAACCCCTTTGATTATGCAGGGTTAGTAAAGGCGATCTATATCGGCGAAACCGCCACGTGGTTGAATGACTTCGGCTACATGTCCAGCGCGGCGCCCGGCGTGCACACCCCCCTGCTCACCGGCATCGACAGCGAGACGAACGCCGTCAGCGGTTATGAGGTTTATATTCCCCATGCCGCCGGCGAGACGCTGGATTTCTTCCTCAACAGTGGCGGCGAAGGCGGTGTGTTCCATGCCTTCGGCGCGATCAACGACTATTCCGGAAGCGACCTCTCGTTGCACACCAAGTGGACGGTGACACAGGTGGAGACGACCTACATCGACGCCAATGGCGACCTTGTCACCGGCCTCCTCGACACGCTGCTTGTCGGTTTCGAGGACGCCCGCAACTCGGCGGCGTTCTACGATGCCGACTTCAACGACCTCGTCGTCGCCTTCCAGTTCATTCCGCCGCGCGCGACCGCCGTTCCCGAGCCCTCGACCTACGGCTTGATCGGCGCGGGTGCGTTGCTCGGGTTTGTCGGCTACCGCCGTTTCAAGGGTTCCAAGTCCCAGCTTCCCGCCGCGGCCGCCTGA
- a CDS encoding PEP-CTERM sorting domain-containing protein, with protein sequence MKTSAKLMLSAVFAAGLTFTANAQIGAPFPSGVNLFSSPSATNLGLYNAQFGVGASLFGQNLYFDSTDTVPSIISTWAPGQADVSGYWQAGGGAVKAVYLGKTAEWENDFGYVKIPPGPPSYVPLVTDVTSGNPVSGYEHVVNYGAGETLDFFVNSGGPVGEGGLFYAFGLSNEYAGTDASIHTYWALASVLTNYWDGSAWVTDFVPTILVGYEDARNDQGIYDEDFNDFVVAFQFLPAQQTAVPEPSTYGLIGASVLLGLVGYRRFKSSRRQAAAT encoded by the coding sequence ATGAAGACGTCTGCAAAACTCATGTTGTCCGCGGTCTTTGCCGCCGGACTGACCTTCACCGCCAATGCCCAGATCGGCGCGCCGTTTCCGAGCGGCGTGAACCTGTTCTCATCACCGTCGGCCACCAATCTCGGCCTCTATAACGCCCAATTCGGCGTGGGAGCCAGTTTGTTCGGCCAGAATTTGTATTTTGATTCGACCGACACGGTTCCGAGCATCATCAGCACCTGGGCGCCCGGGCAGGCCGACGTATCGGGATATTGGCAGGCTGGCGGCGGCGCGGTAAAGGCCGTCTACCTCGGCAAGACTGCCGAATGGGAAAACGATTTCGGTTATGTCAAGATTCCGCCAGGGCCCCCGAGTTACGTGCCTCTCGTCACGGACGTGACCAGCGGCAATCCGGTCAGCGGCTACGAGCATGTCGTCAATTACGGCGCCGGCGAAACCTTGGACTTCTTTGTCAACAGCGGAGGGCCGGTCGGCGAGGGCGGATTGTTCTACGCTTTCGGGCTTTCCAATGAATATGCCGGGACGGACGCCTCGATCCATACTTATTGGGCCTTGGCCTCGGTCCTCACCAATTACTGGGACGGTTCCGCTTGGGTGACGGATTTTGTTCCGACGATCCTGGTCGGATATGAGGATGCGCGCAACGACCAAGGCATCTATGATGAGGACTTTAATGACTTCGTCGTGGCCTTCCAGTTCCTGCCCGCCCAGCAAACCGCCGTGCCCGAGCCCTCGACCTACGGCTTGATCGGCGCCTCCGTGTTGCTGGGTCTCGTCGGTTATCGCCGTTTCAAATCGAGCCGCCGCCAGGCCGCGGCGACTTGA
- a CDS encoding PEP-CTERM sorting domain-containing protein — protein sequence MKTPAKFILSAAFAAGLAFTASAQISPSFPSGINLFSSPSATNVALYNAQFGSGASLFLQNLYFDTTVTVPSVINTWTPGQANVSGLWEAGGGAVKAIYLGKTAGWENDFGYVRIPPGPPNYVPLVTDVTSGNPVSGYEYIVNYDAGETLDFFINSGGPVGEGGLFYAFGLSNEYAGADSSVHTYWSSVLVNTEYWDGSAWVTGLVPTILVGFEDVRNDQGYYDQDFNDFVVAFQFLPAQQIAVPEPATYGLIGAGALLGLVGYRRFRASRHQPAPAQSV from the coding sequence ATGAAGACGCCTGCAAAATTCATATTGTCCGCGGCCTTTGCCGCCGGCCTGGCATTTACGGCCAGTGCCCAAATCAGTCCATCGTTTCCGAGCGGTATTAATCTGTTCTCATCGCCATCAGCGACCAACGTCGCTCTCTACAACGCCCAGTTCGGTTCCGGCGCGAGCCTGTTCCTGCAGAATCTGTATTTTGACACCACCGTCACGGTGCCCAGTGTCATCAATACGTGGACCCCTGGCCAGGCCAATGTGTCCGGCTTGTGGGAAGCTGGCGGAGGCGCGGTCAAGGCCATCTATCTGGGCAAGACTGCCGGTTGGGAAAATGACTTTGGCTATGTGAGAATCCCGCCCGGGCCCCCCAATTACGTCCCGCTTGTCACGGACGTGACCAGCGGCAACCCCGTCAGCGGATATGAGTATATTGTCAACTATGACGCGGGCGAGACGCTCGACTTCTTTATCAATAGCGGAGGGCCGGTCGGCGAGGGCGGATTGTTCTATGCCTTCGGGCTCTCCAATGAGTATGCCGGGGCGGATAGCTCTGTGCATACCTATTGGTCCTCCGTCCTCGTCAATACCGAATACTGGGATGGCAGCGCATGGGTGACCGGCCTTGTCCCCACGATCCTGGTCGGGTTCGAGGATGTGCGCAACGACCAGGGATATTACGATCAGGATTTTAATGATTTTGTCGTGGCCTTCCAGTTCCTGCCCGCCCAGCAAATCGCCGTTCCCGAACCCGCCACCTACGGCTTGATTGGCGCGGGTGCTTTGCTCGGGCTTGTGGGGTATCGCCGTTTCAGGGCGTCCCGGCACCAGCCCGCCCCCGCCCAATCCGTCTAG